A window from Carassius carassius chromosome 40, fCarCar2.1, whole genome shotgun sequence encodes these proteins:
- the LOC132122146 gene encoding inactive rhomboid protein 1-like isoform X3, whose translation MTFLASWDELDWGTADWFGVSNDVDATQKWQRKSLRHCTQRYGKLKPQVIREMDLPSQDNLSMTSTETPPPLYVPPAQHGMQRIIDPLARGRAFRNVEEVDGLSIPQTPITPCAASLCSFTSSRSGFNRPPRRRKRESVAKMGFRAAAALVKGRSLRDGASRRVHRRSFATASFLDEDTVDFPDELDTSFFAKDGLAHEELSTYADEVFESPSEAAIKETDASRAGDERDLTGSALERTELERSHLMLPLERGWRKGKDGALIQPKVRLRQEVVSVSGERRGQRITVPVKKLFATEKRPYGLGMVGRLTNRTYRKRIDSYVKKQIEDMNDHRPFFTYWITFVHLLITILAVSIYGIAPVGFSQHETVDSVLRNKGVYENVKFMQQENFWVGPSSEALIHLGAKFSPCMRQDQEVHQLIQEKKDSERQSACCVRNDQSGCLQTSQEECSSTLALWVKWPQHQSVPKGKVYRYGSVCHQDPRICLEPASVPPHEWPDDITEWPICTRYSTGNHTNLPHIDCVITGRPCCIGTKGRCEITSREYCNFMKGYFHEEATLCSQVHCMDDVCGLLPFLNPEIPDQFYRLWLSLFLHAGILHCLVSVCFQMTILRDLEKLAGWLRISIIYILSGITGNLASAIFLPYRAEVGPAGSQFGILACLFVELFQSWQILARPWRAFIKLSCIVLFLFAFGLLPWIDNFAHICGFVSGFFLSFAFLPYISFGRMDMYRKRLQILVALTLFLGIFSSFVVLFYVYPVKCEWCELLTCIPLTDKFCEKYDLNAHLH comes from the exons GGGCACAGCAGACTGGTTTGGGGTCAGCAATGATGTGGATGCCACTCAGAAATGGCAGCGGAAGAGCCTTCGTCATTGTACCCAGCGCTACGGCAAACTGAAGCCTCAGGTGATACGTGAAATGGACCTGCCAAGTCAAGACAATCTCTCCATGACCAGCACTGAGACCCCTCCTCCTCTATACGTCCCCCCCGCACAGCATGGCATGCAGAGG ATCATAGACCCACTGGCTCGGGGTCGAGCGTTCCGTAACGTAGAGGAAGTGGACGGTCTTAGTATACCTCAGACCCCCATCACcccctgcgccgcttccctgtgctCCTTCACCAGCTCCCGCTCTGGCTTCAACCGACCCCCCCGCAGACGAAAGCGCGAGTCTGTCGCCAAAATGGGCTTCAGAGCAGCGGCTGCTCTGGTGAAG GGACGCTCTCTGCGGGACGGTGCCTCTCGGAGAGTGCATCGGCGGAGTTTCGCCACAGCTAGTTTTCTGGATGAGGACACTGTGGATTTCCCAGATGAACTGGACACCTCCTTCTTTGCCAAg GATGGGCTTGCACATGAAGAGCTGTCCACATACGCAGACGAGGTGTTTGAGTCTCCTTCTGAAGCTGCCATTAAAGAAACTGATGCCAGTAGAGCTGGAGATGAGAGAGACCTGACAGGCAGTGCCCTAGAGAGGACAGAACTAGAGCGGAGCCATCTTATGCT GCCTCTTGAGAGGGGATGGCGTAAGGGAAAGGATGGTGCTTTGATTCAGCCTAAAGTGCGATTACGGCAGGAAGTGGTGAGTGTGAGTGGAGAGCGGCGTGGACAGCGCATTACTGTACCTGTTAAGAAACTCTTTGCCACTGAGAAGCGTCCTTATGGGCTTGGCATGGTGGGCCGACTGACCAACCGCACCTACCGCAAACGCATCGACAGCTATGTGAAGAAACAGATAGAAGACATGAATGACCACAG GCCTTTCTTCACTTACTGGATCACCTTTGTCCATTTGCTGATTACCATATTGGCAGTTTCCATCTATGGCATTGCACCTGTGGGTTTTTCACAACATGAGACCGTTGATTCT GTCTTGCGAAACAAAGGAGTTTATGAAAACGTCAAATTCATGCAGCAAGAAAATTTCTGGGTTGGACCAAGCTCG GAGGCGCTGATTCACCTCGGGGCTAAGTTCTCCCCCTGCATGCGTCAGGATCAGGAGGTGCACCAGCTCATTCAGGAGAAGAAGGACAGTGAGCGGCAGTCGGCCTGCTGCGTCCGCAATGACCAATCAGGCTGCCTGCAGACCTCTCAGGAGGAGTGCTCG AGTACACTGGCATTATGGGTAAAGTGGCCTCAGCACCAAAGTGTTCCAAAGGGGAAAGTGTATCGGTATGGCTCTGTGTGCCATCAAGACCCCAG GATTTGTCTGGAGCCTGCCTCGGTTCCTCCTCACGAGTGGCCTGATGACATCACTGAGTGGCCG ATATGCACCAGGTACAGCACAGGGAATCACACTAACCTGCCACACATAGATTGTGTCATCACTGGCAGACCCTGCTGCATCGGAACCAAAGGAAG GTGTGAGATTACATCAAGAGAGTACTGTAACTTCATGAAGGGATACTTCCACGAGGAGGCCACACTGTGTTCCCAG GTTCATTGCATGGATGATGTGTGTGGCCTCCTGCCGTTCCTGAACCCAGAGATCCCAGACCAGTTCTATCGGCTCTGGCTCTCTCTCTTCCTGCACGCTGG GATTCTGCACTGCCTGGTGTCTGTGTGCTTCCAGATGACCATTTTGAGGGATTTGGAGAAGCTAGCGGGCTGGCTGAGAATCTCCATTATCTATATCCTAAGTGGGATTACAGGAAACCTCGCCAGTGCCATCTTCTTACCGTACAGAGCAGAG GTGGGTCCAGCTGGTTCTCAATTTGGCATCCTGGCCTGTCTGTTTGTGGAGCTGTTCCAGAGCTGGCAGATCTTGGCACGGCCATGGAGGGCCTTCATCAAGCTCTCATGCATCGTGCTGTTCCTCTTTGCCTTCGGCCTGCTGCCCTGGATAGATAATTTCGCCCACATCTGTGGCTTTGTCTCAGGCTTCTTCCTTTCCTTCGCCTTCCTGCCATACATCAGCTTTGGCCGTATGGACATGTACCGCAAGCGTTTGCAGATTCTAGTGGCACTTACTCTTTTCCTGGGCATCTTCTCCAGCTTCGTCGTGCTCTTCTACGTTTACCCTGTCAAGTGCGAGTGGTGTGAGCTTCTCACCTGCATCCCGCTGACAGACAAGTTCTGTGAGAAATACGACCTCAATGCTCACCTCCACTGA